The Plasmodium vinckei vinckei genome assembly, chromosome: PVVCY_05 region TCTCAAATGATAATCAAACAGATGAAGAATCTCATAATATAGTAccaactaaaaaaaaaagacttCCTATGTATGTTATTGGACATTCAATGGGTGGAAATATTGCTTTAAGAATCTTACAATTACTAgggaaagaaaaagaagataGAATTAAGGGTGAAAAATCAAAACCCATGTTATGCAACTTTaatgatattaataaaactgATAATGCTGCGGATGATATGAATAATGCTAATGATTATGATTCCGATAATTCCGGTGCTAGTACTTCTACTATGGCAAATAGTAGTTCTTGttctaataataaagatgaaagatgttataattatttagataatttaaatattaaaggtTGCGTGTCTTTAGCTGGTATGATAAGAATAAACATACCATTCGATTCTGGAAACAAATCATTTaatgatttttatttacctaTAATAAACTTCGCGTCTCAAATCGCACCAGATGCACGACTTTTGGTAAATTTCCGCCGTCATAAACCCCCCACATATTCTGTTAATATACATGATACTAATAATGATGGACTAGAAttaaaatgtgtatatgAACTTATAAAAGCAACAGTCACATTGGATTCtgatattaattatatgccAAAAGATATTCCTTTCTTAATTGTGCATTCAAAAGATGACAGTATGTGTTCTTATGAATGGGCAGcttcattttataataaagcaaaggttgataaaaaagaattatattCTCTTGATAACATGGATCATGTTATAACGACAAACCCAGGATATGAGAATGTTTTGAAAAAAGTTTCTGATTGGATTTCTGATTTAAGAATGAATGAtaaagatgaaataaaagatgaaataaaagatgaaataaaacataaaataaaacataaaataaaacataaagtAAAACATAAAGTAAAACCTAAaatagaagaaaaaaaagaaaatgagaTATAGAATATGCTTTAATAATccttatattaattattgttttgtatttttataaatataaatgtaacTTTTTtgatgaattttttaaattaaaacaagaaaagataataataaatatattatatctttttacattatatatgtgttttttgttatttcaactgttttttaaagtaaatttgtatataattgttttaGTTGCAATTTGaaggtatatatataatgttaaTTTGTTAATTCATACGAATTAAAactaattatataataactttACTTTTAATTagtttttatgtttttataattactaAAAGggtaattaaaataataacaatttaCTATTTACTGTTTCTTTATATGTAAAGCAATTTTAAGGACAAAAAAACGAAGAATCAAATTTAGTATTGAGTgccatttttaaataaaatactgGCGAAGCAATTTAAATTGGATAAGTATTATTACGTAAATTTGTGGAAAAGCATTCTTTAgatgtgtatatatgtttttttctacGATAATAATTcttaatgaatatatgtatttcaTAAGGAAAATAGACAACCAAtttcttaattttataatattactaCTTTGCATATGTAATATAGGTTCATTtataatgtatttatattaatttggtGTGTCGATGTTATTCTATTTACTGTGTttgaaacaaatatatttgtaaaattatcaataataaaaaaacaaaaaaattagttaTAAGACAGAATATACattaaaaatgcatataaaatataagaatacgtatataatataaaattatacgcatataaataataaatgctATGATTATAGGAAATGAATCAATCGTATttcaattattaattatttttcggaatattttcacaaattatatacaataatgtaaataaacCAAAATGTTTTCCATgtaagtaaatatatagattttatattaacaatttataataaataaattgtatttGTTATAACATTTATACAGTCAGCCATAAACTTAAAATATtgacatataaatatagaaatggAGAGCCTAATACAAATCATCACCTtctaaataaaacaaaccACAACAGTATGATTCTCGCTTGCGCAATTTACCCTTGAACTTACGGTAATAAGTAATACTATCAACTATCTCATGATTATTACTTTTGTTActgttattatttgattGGTTTTCTCGTTGAAGttctatatcatttttttcgttccttttgtttttttctttggTACCACGAACCCTTTTATTTCCTACAGCAAATGCCTTAGATCGATCACTctagaaataaatataataatatatatatatacgtcacaacatgtaaataaacactattatataattttctatatactagtttatattttgttttgacAACTTACTTTCTGTTCCGAGCAATGTATTGATACAGTCAAAAGGACATACAAGATGATACAAACTAAACTAAATATccttttattcattttttcattaataaaaattgtttttcgAAACAGATgctttaaataatatatatgatttattctttttagtttcctttttatatattattgttgtaaaacaataatgctattatttaatattacaaattgtttcattttaatttatataaacaagTTATATGCTATTatggaaatatatgtttCTGCTATTTTAAATCATCCACAAATTTATGATCCTGCaattataacaaaattttaaattttatttttattttaatataaataataaaaataaataatatattttaaatgcataaaaatatatatatttcttcgcgaatatttttgtttatttgaACCAttgtatttaatataacaaaattatttttaatatttaaaatataaataaattattccactaatttatatacagacataattatataaatatataataactgCTATCATCAAAGATGTAATATGCAACTgctaaaatttttatatttatgttttttttcaaatacaACCCCATTTTCGTAcagaatatattattttaattataaaaccaatgcatttatgtaaaaatttaacctaaaatatttttttgcatatttttataaaataagtcTTTAGTTTAACTTAAAGgttcatttaataatatgcttgatactttataaatttatattttttatttttgtatatttacatgcaaattaatatatattaattatggcaataaaatattagatGCAAACATATGAAAAAcaattatcaaaaattattatttgcatCTAAATCCATTCTTATTTGTTATACTTCTCAAatgtttaatattatttaataatattttatatttttttataaaaatagctGAATAAGCCTTAACATGGCTCCCATATACTAAACCCcgaattatttatactaaCAAATGCAATAtggtttatttattattgtttgaACTTTATATTGTCTTTTAAATACGAAAATGAaacttattaaaattatcatataaataatttctttcttttataaataaaaaaaataaattgatAAATGTACGGGACCGGCCTGCATAATATTCtctatattaattaattccATTTTCCCCACAATTTctcataataaatattaaattatttaaatcgacgttattttataaaatcaaatCGATACTTTGGAttcatttttctatatCGATTTCAATATTTGATCAATTGACCCATAACACAATTAATCCCAAATTaacaataaatacataGTTCAACACTTTTACAATTAAGTTGTATTAACACGAAatacaattattataatttaccctatacatatttttaataacttatttcctatatatatttaaagcAATTCTTTAAACTAATAAATGTtatcaaattattaaaaattatacttaATTAAATGCAATCTAGTACTTAACCATAACCCATATATGGGTTCCATAAATATAACCTTAACCCTGATccacaaaataaaaattatacaaaaaatatgcaaaaataaacaaaatacaataaatatatatatgtaactttatgttttattgataatattatttaaatatttttataaacccCAAAATTTTGTTCCAAAATTATGGTAAAAAATTACTTATTTCCAAATAGACAATTTCTtaacaaaatatgtaaCGTTGATACCTTTATAATGCACTATTACATTCCATTGATTTAATATTCATTCAATAAAACAAACATTTATACATTTCTGTTAGaaaatatcattatatttttatataaattttttactgAATATCTATAGAAAGCAATTGTATGTAACATATAACAGGGATTCATGGctattg contains the following coding sequences:
- a CDS encoding fam-c protein produces the protein MNKRIFSLVCIILYVLLTVSIHCSEQKSDRSKAFAVGNKRVRGTKEKNKRNEKNDIELQRENQSNNNSNKSNNHEIVDSITYYRKFKGKLRKRESYCCGLFYLEGDDLY
- a CDS encoding lysophospholipase, putative — protein: MDEFKFNNLFRNEKYKVAGKPKEGWLFNKNGLLLKTYKWLVNNPIGIVLLIHGFQGNTQLTYMKEAKIPVYSKNGLTFYDKGFTYKGSWIEKFNQNDYSVYGIDLEGHGKSQSPGKIRGTVNCFNDVVNDVIQYMNEIQDEISNDNQTDEESHNIVPTKKKRLPMYVIGHSMGGNIALRILQLLGKEKEDRIKGEKSKPMLCNFNDINKTDNAADDMNNANDYDSDNSGASTSTMANSSSCSNNKDERCYNYLDNLNIKGCVSLAGMIRINIPFDSGNKSFNDFYLPIINFASQIAPDARLLVNFRRHKPPTYSVNIHDTNNDGLELKCVYELIKATVTLDSDINYMPKDIPFLIVHSKDDSMCSYEWAASFYNKAKVDKKELYSLDNMDHVITTNPGYENVLKKVSDWISDLRMNDKDEIKDEIKDEIKHKIKHKIKHKVKHKVKPKIEEKKENEI